The Palleronia sp. THAF1 genome window below encodes:
- a CDS encoding ester cyclase: MNHHIFLVDFLDSVWANGNPDAATAYFAPDARIDGLGSDESLTPQDLVTFAGAILLLIHPPRWEVERVVAQGDWASYLIRGHAVSRSSGNDVTITGQVMLRFQDDLIAEAYNNFDMIGLFTELGVLPDDLLEQALAGTMAA; the protein is encoded by the coding sequence ATGAATCACCACATTTTCCTCGTCGACTTTCTCGACAGCGTCTGGGCGAACGGCAACCCCGACGCCGCGACGGCCTATTTCGCGCCCGATGCCCGGATCGACGGTCTGGGCAGCGACGAAAGCCTGACACCGCAAGATCTGGTGACCTTCGCCGGTGCGATCCTGTTGCTTATCCACCCACCCCGATGGGAAGTGGAACGGGTTGTCGCACAAGGCGATTGGGCCTCTTACCTGATCCGCGGGCATGCGGTGTCCCGCAGCAGTGGCAATGACGTGACGATAACCGGGCAGGTGATGCTGCGCTTTCAAGACGACCTGATCGCAGAGGCCTACAACAACTTCGACATGATCGGCCTGTTCACGGAACTCGGCGTGTTGCCGGATGATCTGCTGGAACAAGCGCTGGCGGGGACGATGGCGGCTTAG
- a CDS encoding MDR family oxidoreductase, whose translation MKALIVEKGEDGKTNAAVHDIEESRLPDADVTVAVEYSTLNYKDGLCLGPGGGLVRNYPHVPGIDFAGTVESSEHECYKPGDRVVLTGWRVGEAHWGGYAEKARVKAEWLVPLPDGLTTRQAMAVGTAGFTAMLAVMALEDHGLTPDAPEPVLVTGASGGVGSVAVAILANLGYKVAAVTGRSDNAQYLKDLGATEIVDRSELSETVKRPLESERWAGCVDAVGGPMLARVLGQIVYGGSVSAVGLAGGADLPATVIPFLLRGVNLLGIDSVMQPYDNRLRAWQRIASDLPMEKLESMVQSAKLEDLPDLGAKILKGQVKGRVLVEIGA comes from the coding sequence ATGAAAGCGTTGATCGTAGAGAAGGGTGAGGACGGCAAGACCAATGCCGCCGTGCACGACATCGAAGAAAGCCGCCTTCCGGACGCGGATGTGACCGTCGCGGTCGAGTATTCGACCCTGAACTACAAGGACGGCCTGTGTTTGGGACCGGGCGGCGGCTTGGTTCGCAACTACCCCCACGTGCCGGGAATCGACTTCGCGGGCACCGTCGAAAGTAGCGAACACGAGTGCTACAAGCCCGGCGACCGCGTTGTACTGACCGGCTGGCGCGTGGGCGAGGCGCATTGGGGCGGATATGCCGAAAAGGCGCGGGTGAAGGCAGAGTGGCTGGTGCCGTTGCCCGACGGTCTGACGACGCGTCAGGCGATGGCGGTTGGCACGGCGGGATTCACCGCGATGCTGGCGGTCATGGCGCTGGAAGACCACGGGCTGACGCCGGATGCGCCAGAGCCAGTGCTTGTGACAGGCGCTTCGGGTGGCGTCGGATCGGTTGCCGTCGCGATCCTTGCGAATTTGGGCTACAAGGTTGCCGCCGTAACGGGTCGCTCGGACAATGCACAATATTTGAAAGATTTGGGCGCGACAGAGATCGTGGACAGGTCGGAATTGTCCGAAACTGTCAAACGCCCGCTAGAGTCCGAGCGTTGGGCGGGCTGTGTGGACGCGGTTGGCGGACCGATGCTGGCACGCGTCTTGGGGCAAATCGTCTACGGTGGCAGCGTCTCTGCAGTGGGACTTGCGGGCGGTGCGGACCTGCCCGCGACCGTCATTCCGTTCCTGCTGCGCGGCGTGAACCTTCTGGGAATCGACAGTGTCATGCAGCCTTACGACAACCGTTTGCGGGCTTGGCAGCGGATCGCCAGCGATCTGCCCATGGAAAAGCTGGAGTCGATGGTGCAATCGGCCAAGCTGGAAGATCTGCCGGACCTTGGCGCCAAGATATTGAAAGGACAGGTGAAAGGGCGCGTTCTAGTCGAGATCGGGGCGTGA
- a CDS encoding cryptochrome/photolyase family protein, giving the protein MSDAPIILWFRRDLRLSDHIALSAAVETGRPIIPVFIHDEVVETHGAAPKWRLGLGVEHFAQRLESIGSRLVLRRGDARVVLDGLVQETGATTVWWTRAYDPDSIERDSGVKSALEGQEVEAKSHPGHILFEPWTVETKTGGYYKVYTPYWRAVKDRGQDAALPAPTELRAPDSWPDSDAIADWGMGAAMDRGADVVRLYLTLGEEAAQQRMATFVQHRIGDYDNARDFPGVEGTSGLSENLTYGEISPRACWHAGVRAMEDGKDGAETWLKELVWRDFAYHLVYHTPRLTSGNWRPEWDAFPWNEDERLSEVKAWKRGRTGIRFVDTAMREIYTTGRMHNRARMIVANYLTKNLMCHWKIGQKWFEHCLVDWDPASNALGWQWASGPGPDAAPYFRIFNPVTQLDKFDKDRAYVTAHLAELSDQPPETALAFYDAIPKRWAMSPDDAYPEKPIVGPKEGRERALQAYENRTF; this is encoded by the coding sequence ATGTCAGATGCACCTATCATCCTGTGGTTCCGCCGCGATCTTCGCCTTTCGGACCACATCGCCCTGAGCGCCGCGGTCGAGACCGGACGCCCGATCATCCCGGTCTTCATCCATGACGAGGTGGTCGAAACCCACGGTGCCGCGCCGAAATGGCGTTTGGGGCTGGGCGTCGAACACTTCGCCCAGCGGCTGGAAAGCATCGGTTCCCGCCTGGTCCTGCGTCGCGGCGATGCGCGCGTGGTGCTGGACGGTTTGGTGCAAGAGACGGGGGCCACGACCGTATGGTGGACCCGCGCCTATGATCCGGACAGCATCGAGCGCGACTCCGGCGTGAAGTCCGCGCTGGAAGGTCAGGAGGTCGAGGCGAAAAGCCACCCCGGCCATATCCTGTTTGAGCCTTGGACCGTCGAGACGAAGACGGGCGGCTATTACAAGGTCTACACGCCATACTGGAGGGCGGTGAAGGATCGCGGGCAGGATGCGGCCTTGCCCGCGCCGACTGAATTGCGAGCGCCCGACAGCTGGCCCGACAGCGACGCGATTGCCGATTGGGGCATGGGCGCTGCCATGGACCGGGGCGCGGACGTGGTGCGCCTCTACCTGACGCTGGGCGAAGAGGCGGCGCAGCAGCGCATGGCTACCTTCGTGCAGCACCGGATCGGGGACTACGACAACGCGCGTGATTTTCCGGGGGTCGAGGGCACCAGCGGCCTGTCCGAAAATCTGACCTATGGAGAGATCAGCCCCCGCGCCTGCTGGCACGCCGGGGTGCGGGCGATGGAGGATGGCAAAGACGGGGCCGAAACCTGGCTGAAGGAACTCGTCTGGCGCGACTTCGCCTATCATCTTGTCTATCACACACCGCGCCTGACCAGTGGCAACTGGCGACCCGAGTGGGATGCCTTTCCGTGGAACGAGGATGAGCGCCTCTCGGAAGTGAAGGCATGGAAGCGGGGGCGCACCGGCATCCGTTTCGTCGATACGGCCATGCGCGAGATTTACACGACAGGACGGATGCACAACCGCGCGCGGATGATCGTGGCGAACTACTTGACCAAGAACCTGATGTGCCATTGGAAGATCGGGCAAAAGTGGTTCGAACATTGTCTTGTGGATTGGGATCCTGCGTCGAATGCGCTGGGCTGGCAGTGGGCCAGCGGACCGGGGCCGGATGCGGCGCCCTACTTTCGCATCTTCAACCCAGTTACGCAGCTCGACAAGTTCGACAAGGATCGCGCCTACGTCACCGCTCATCTGGCAGAGCTGAGCGACCAGCCGCCCGAGACGGCTCTGGCGTTCTACGATGCCATCCCGAAGCGTTGGGCAATGTCGCCGGATGATGCCTACCCAGAAAAGCCGATCGTCGGCCCGAAAGAGGGGCGCGAGCGGGCATTGCAAGCCTACGAGAATCGCACCTTCTAA
- a CDS encoding GNAT family N-acetyltransferase: MRFLYSPNGVWQGDDAVLRAIIAGFSKPTICVAPASSGLRLGTTPEIAICDPSAPRPKPWRNAVARAERSGLCIMDHGGCPDWLWRGQVRQARARRYMGLPRRWLIAMERATPGTVRSLAAYQGGDPVAGITMLRHGRRWTYQIGWTSAEGRRLGAHNLLLDIAMRRAAEAGVQVFDLGMAPTSMPGLRRFKQSCGALIEPARVVRLVRRDRRAPSVQVPRTPLLTDR, from the coding sequence TTGAGGTTTCTGTACAGCCCGAACGGCGTTTGGCAGGGTGACGATGCCGTGTTGCGGGCGATCATCGCGGGTTTTTCCAAGCCCACGATCTGCGTTGCGCCCGCGTCGAGCGGACTTCGACTGGGCACCACACCAGAGATTGCAATCTGCGATCCCTCTGCTCCGCGTCCCAAGCCGTGGCGCAATGCCGTTGCGCGGGCAGAGCGTAGCGGGCTTTGCATCATGGATCATGGCGGTTGCCCGGATTGGCTGTGGCGCGGGCAGGTGCGTCAGGCAAGGGCGCGACGCTACATGGGTCTGCCGCGCCGGTGGTTGATCGCGATGGAACGCGCGACGCCCGGCACCGTCCGCAGTCTAGCGGCGTATCAGGGCGGTGATCCGGTGGCAGGGATCACGATGCTGCGCCACGGGCGGCGCTGGACCTACCAGATCGGCTGGACGAGTGCAGAGGGTCGACGCTTGGGCGCGCACAACCTGTTGCTGGACATCGCCATGCGCCGTGCGGCAGAGGCGGGGGTGCAGGTCTTCGATCTGGGTATGGCCCCGACGTCCATGCCGGGTCTGCGGCGCTTCAAGCAATCTTGCGGAGCGCTGATCGAGCCTGCTCGGGTGGTTCGGTTGGTTCGACGCGACCGCCGGGCCCCATCCGTTCAAGTGCCCAGAACACCACTTCTGACCGACCGGTGA
- a CDS encoding BCCT family transporter, with product MKPPITELDIDTADSGYYEGFTKIVTITSKVIIGTLIVWAVAFPDQAGAFLSSINSFILAFFNVWYIYAIALFLFTCIALALIPTSGRLKLGLDHEEPEFDRFSWFSMMFGAGIGIGMLTFATAEPLYHWQSNPDTIRGLTEGSSAGNVRAAYEWSFLHWGFGAWGAYALAGLGLAFFSYRRGLPLTIRSSLTPLFGERLAGRTGHIVDIVAVVATVLGVAQTLGFGVEQFIAGLERVGFGGWLTVPDGEGGSTSSTLGIIVALVIIMGASTLSALSGVGKGIKWLSNINMALSFFLLTFFLIFGSTFFGLSAFFVGVVDYVIALPGMMFTIWSADAGGTEGELGSWQAAWSVFYWAWWIAFAPFVGLFLARISKGRTIREYVLGAVIVPSLMCFVWFAMVGGTAIDLELSGVAEGAIVGAGQEDQLFAMLAVMLAPWLAFLFSIIVVILLLTYLVTSADSAVLIINTINAAGDESPKGRKHIIFWGAALALVVGSLLVGGGLGAVQTAMVIGALPFSVVMVLMCFSLFKAIFRDYYREKAGVATLYDPATPAE from the coding sequence ATGAAACCACCTATTACGGAACTCGACATCGATACGGCCGATAGTGGCTACTACGAGGGCTTTACCAAGATCGTCACCATCACCTCGAAGGTGATCATCGGCACGTTGATCGTCTGGGCCGTCGCCTTTCCCGATCAGGCGGGCGCGTTCTTAAGCTCGATCAACAGCTTTATCCTGGCGTTCTTCAATGTCTGGTACATCTACGCCATCGCGCTGTTCCTGTTCACCTGCATCGCTCTGGCACTCATTCCGACCAGCGGGCGGCTTAAGCTGGGCCTAGACCACGAAGAGCCTGAATTTGACAGGTTTTCATGGTTCTCGATGATGTTCGGCGCGGGTATCGGCATCGGGATGCTGACCTTCGCGACGGCAGAGCCGCTGTATCACTGGCAGTCGAACCCGGACACCATCCGCGGGCTGACCGAAGGCAGTTCCGCCGGAAACGTGCGGGCAGCCTATGAGTGGTCGTTCCTGCATTGGGGCTTCGGCGCGTGGGGCGCCTATGCGCTGGCCGGTCTTGGTCTGGCGTTCTTCTCTTACCGTCGCGGTCTGCCGCTGACGATCCGCTCCTCTTTGACGCCGCTGTTCGGTGAGCGTTTGGCCGGGCGCACGGGCCACATCGTGGACATCGTCGCGGTCGTCGCAACTGTTCTGGGTGTGGCGCAGACGCTGGGCTTCGGAGTTGAGCAGTTCATCGCGGGTCTGGAACGTGTCGGGTTCGGCGGCTGGCTGACGGTACCGGACGGCGAGGGTGGATCGACGTCCTCCACGCTGGGTATCATCGTGGCGCTGGTCATCATCATGGGCGCATCGACGCTGTCCGCGCTGTCGGGCGTCGGCAAGGGTATCAAGTGGCTATCAAATATCAACATGGCCCTGTCGTTCTTCCTGCTGACCTTCTTCCTGATCTTCGGCTCGACCTTCTTCGGTCTATCGGCGTTCTTCGTCGGCGTGGTCGATTACGTCATCGCGCTTCCGGGCATGATGTTCACGATCTGGAGCGCGGATGCGGGCGGCACCGAGGGTGAGCTGGGCAGCTGGCAAGCCGCGTGGTCCGTCTTCTACTGGGCTTGGTGGATCGCCTTCGCGCCCTTTGTCGGCTTGTTCCTTGCGCGTATCTCGAAGGGTCGGACGATCCGCGAATACGTGCTGGGCGCGGTGATCGTGCCGTCGCTGATGTGCTTCGTTTGGTTCGCCATGGTCGGTGGCACTGCGATCGATCTGGAGCTGAGCGGCGTGGCCGAAGGTGCTATCGTCGGGGCCGGTCAGGAAGATCAGCTGTTCGCGATGCTGGCGGTAATGCTGGCCCCGTGGCTGGCGTTCCTGTTCTCGATCATCGTCGTGATCCTGCTGCTGACGTATCTTGTGACCTCGGCCGACTCGGCTGTGCTGATCATCAACACGATCAACGCGGCGGGTGATGAAAGCCCGAAGGGACGCAAGCACATCATTTTTTGGGGTGCGGCGCTGGCGCTGGTCGTCGGCTCGCTTCTGGTGGGCGGTGGCCTTGGCGCGGTGCAGACCGCGATGGTGATCGGCGCGCTGCCGTTCTCGGTGGTGATGGTGCTGATGTGCTTCTCGCTCTTCAAGGCGATCTTCCGCGATTACTACCGCGAGAAGGCCGGCGTCGCGACGCTTTACGATCCGGCAACACCCGCCGAGTGA
- a CDS encoding L,D-transpeptidase, with the protein MLTRRHFLLTASAMSLTACASQSPEAAVSRMAPVEPVAPPPPPPMPAMYNAVMTEPFPIPAVPAGVVEPRLWRREVANPHRDYAPGSLVVDPDDAFLYLVQEGGTAMRYGVGVGAAGFDWSGQGVIQYKRKWPRWTPSDEYVARQPKYEPYSIANGGMDAGPDNPLGSRALYIFQDGVDTLYRVHGACEPEYLGKNVSAGCIRMLDQDVIDLFERVSDGVTVTVLPSVKPGRFEGIY; encoded by the coding sequence ATGTTGACCCGTCGCCACTTCCTGCTGACCGCCTCTGCCATGTCGCTGACGGCTTGCGCCAGTCAATCGCCAGAAGCCGCCGTCAGCCGTATGGCCCCGGTCGAACCGGTCGCCCCACCACCACCACCGCCAATGCCCGCGATGTACAATGCGGTGATGACCGAACCTTTCCCAATCCCAGCCGTGCCCGCCGGCGTGGTCGAGCCGCGCCTGTGGCGGCGCGAAGTGGCGAACCCGCATCGGGACTACGCGCCCGGCAGCCTGGTTGTGGATCCCGACGATGCGTTTCTGTATCTGGTTCAAGAGGGTGGCACGGCTATGCGCTACGGTGTGGGCGTGGGCGCTGCTGGCTTCGACTGGTCAGGGCAGGGCGTCATCCAGTACAAACGAAAGTGGCCGCGCTGGACACCGTCCGATGAATACGTGGCGCGCCAGCCGAAATATGAGCCGTACTCCATCGCCAATGGCGGGATGGATGCGGGGCCGGACAATCCGTTGGGCAGCCGCGCGCTGTATATTTTTCAGGACGGTGTCGACACGCTTTACCGCGTCCATGGGGCCTGCGAGCCGGAGTATCTGGGCAAGAACGTCTCTGCCGGGTGCATCCGGATGCTCGATCAGGATGTGATCGATCTGTTCGAGCGTGTCTCCGACGGTGTGACGGTAACTGTCCTGCCTTCCGTCAAACCGGGGCGGTTCGAAGGAATATACTGA
- a CDS encoding DUF4345 family protein has product MVDLLNIVFALLSIGFGAIGWLAPRYTMDMLDTKDTGSTMGISEVRAASGALFVGLGVGALLMGSPIAYAMIGFAWGGGAVGRATSLLLDGVTRNKLVFFAVEAIVGVLAISINLT; this is encoded by the coding sequence ATGGTCGACCTGCTGAATATCGTTTTCGCCCTCCTCTCCATCGGTTTCGGTGCCATCGGCTGGCTGGCACCGCGCTACACGATGGACATGCTGGACACGAAGGACACCGGCTCGACCATGGGCATTTCAGAGGTACGCGCCGCGTCCGGTGCGCTGTTCGTGGGCCTTGGCGTAGGTGCATTGCTGATGGGATCGCCTATCGCCTACGCGATGATCGGCTTTGCCTGGGGTGGCGGTGCCGTCGGGCGCGCAACCTCGCTGTTGTTGGATGGCGTGACGCGCAACAAACTCGTTTTCTTCGCGGTCGAAGCGATCGTCGGCGTGTTGGCAATCTCGATCAACCTGACTTGA
- a CDS encoding BCCT family transporter: MTEDSPGVDIPTPDGRVNLIETDYTVGDDNFEGKVGPLKFDIHNPVFLISSLTVVAFTLVTLIFQDSASAVFNWIFTFVTTTFDWFFLMAANIFVVFCLFLCVSKYGKVRLGGSEATPDYTYLSWFAMLFAAGMGIGLMFFGVLEPVYHMQVSGPLGLEGPFNDDGSVNPDMVADARAHGLAATIFHWGLHPWAIYAVVALSLALFTYNKGLPLSIRSAFYPLLGDKVWGWPGHVIDIIAVFATLFGLTTSLGLGAQQATAGMSYVYGIPDTLNTQIIVIICVTAVALISVVRGLDGGVKILSNINMGFAALLLLSVFIFGPTLRILQDFGTGLFTYAQDVIPLSNPFGREDDSYREGWTSFYWAWWISWSPFVGMFIARVSRGRTVREFITCVILIPTLVSVFWMSVFGGTAIDQAIRMGTESGVYENVIANYDASIAMFAMLGELPLTSILSTVGIILVLVFFITSSDSGSLVIDTITAGGKTEAPTAQRIFWCTTEGIVAIVLLIGGGLTALQAMVNATGIFFTVVLLFLCWSIWEGLRTEPKSG, translated from the coding sequence ATGACAGAAGACTCCCCGGGGGTGGATATCCCCACACCGGACGGTCGGGTTAATCTGATCGAAACGGACTACACGGTCGGCGATGACAACTTCGAAGGCAAGGTTGGGCCACTGAAGTTCGATATTCACAATCCGGTCTTCCTGATTTCGTCTTTGACGGTCGTGGCCTTCACGCTTGTCACCCTGATCTTCCAGGACAGTGCTTCTGCGGTGTTCAACTGGATTTTCACTTTCGTCACGACGACCTTCGACTGGTTCTTCCTGATGGCGGCCAACATTTTCGTCGTCTTCTGCCTGTTCTTGTGCGTCTCGAAGTACGGAAAGGTCAGGCTGGGCGGTTCGGAAGCGACGCCTGACTACACCTATTTGTCGTGGTTCGCGATGCTGTTTGCCGCCGGTATGGGCATCGGCCTGATGTTCTTCGGCGTGCTCGAGCCGGTGTATCATATGCAGGTTTCAGGTCCTCTCGGTCTTGAGGGGCCGTTCAACGACGACGGAAGCGTCAATCCGGATATGGTCGCCGATGCGCGTGCCCACGGTCTGGCTGCCACGATCTTCCACTGGGGTCTGCACCCTTGGGCGATCTACGCGGTCGTCGCTCTCAGCCTTGCACTTTTCACGTATAACAAGGGTCTGCCGCTTTCGATCCGCTCTGCCTTCTATCCGCTGCTGGGCGACAAGGTCTGGGGCTGGCCCGGCCACGTGATCGACATCATCGCCGTGTTCGCCACATTGTTCGGTCTGACAACCTCGCTGGGCCTTGGCGCGCAGCAGGCGACGGCAGGCATGAGCTACGTCTACGGCATTCCCGATACGCTGAACACGCAGATCATCGTAATCATCTGCGTCACGGCGGTTGCGTTGATCTCTGTGGTGCGGGGCCTTGATGGCGGTGTGAAGATACTGTCGAACATCAACATGGGCTTTGCGGCGCTGTTGCTTCTGTCGGTATTCATCTTCGGGCCGACCCTGCGTATCTTGCAGGACTTCGGCACGGGCCTGTTCACTTACGCGCAGGATGTGATCCCGCTGTCCAACCCGTTCGGACGTGAAGACGATAGCTATCGCGAAGGCTGGACCTCGTTCTACTGGGCGTGGTGGATCAGCTGGTCACCCTTCGTCGGCATGTTCATCGCCCGCGTCAGCCGGGGCCGCACAGTGCGTGAGTTCATCACCTGCGTCATCCTGATCCCGACGCTCGTGTCGGTATTCTGGATGTCGGTCTTCGGTGGCACGGCCATCGATCAGGCGATCCGAATGGGCACCGAAAGCGGAGTCTATGAGAACGTGATCGCCAACTACGACGCTTCCATCGCCATGTTCGCGATGTTGGGAGAACTGCCGTTAACCTCGATCCTGTCCACTGTTGGCATCATTCTGGTTCTGGTGTTCTTCATCACGTCGTCGGACTCCGGCTCGCTTGTGATCGACACGATCACGGCAGGTGGCAAGACCGAAGCGCCCACCGCGCAGCGCATCTTCTGGTGCACGACCGAAGGCATCGTGGCTATCGTTCTGCTGATCGGTGGAGGCCTGACGGCCCTGCAAGCAATGGTAAACGCGACCGGGATCTTCTTCACGGTCGTCCTGCTGTTCCTGTGCTGGTCGATCTGGGAAGGCTTGCGAACTGAACCCAAGAGCGGTTAA